The following are encoded in a window of Variovorax paradoxus genomic DNA:
- a CDS encoding GntR family transcriptional regulator translates to MNLPAASPLPSPLGGDHGAGVTQYLQLASVLRHRIAHGELQPGQQLPTVAQLAADYKLARVTVRQAYGVLAREGLLTSQRGRGTFVAARPAACADPLLRNAINDPRARNIRFDILEQRRQQPLPEGLARGSATFADYAFIRKIHVHDDEPFCLVEIHVASEIHALFPPDSEQHHKIAHLLEQHAADRMHKVQQTLTVAPADLLLAQYLHCSFATPIAHMERRVFDTQGRIALAGRFWYRGDRFVSDIEMPFATWANAGASLIPEALALP, encoded by the coding sequence ATGAACCTCCCCGCCGCGTCCCCTCTTCCTTCGCCCCTGGGTGGCGACCACGGCGCGGGCGTCACGCAGTACCTGCAACTGGCCAGCGTGCTGCGCCACCGCATCGCCCATGGCGAACTGCAGCCCGGCCAGCAGCTGCCCACCGTGGCGCAGCTCGCAGCCGACTACAAGCTCGCGCGCGTTACCGTGCGGCAGGCCTACGGGGTGCTCGCGCGCGAAGGCCTGCTCACCAGCCAGCGCGGGCGCGGCACCTTCGTCGCGGCGCGGCCCGCTGCCTGCGCAGACCCGCTGCTGCGCAACGCCATCAACGATCCGCGGGCGCGCAACATCCGTTTCGACATCCTCGAGCAGCGCCGCCAGCAGCCGCTGCCCGAAGGCCTGGCACGCGGCAGTGCCACCTTTGCGGACTACGCCTTCATCCGCAAGATTCACGTGCACGACGACGAGCCCTTCTGCCTCGTCGAGATCCATGTGGCGTCGGAGATCCACGCGCTCTTTCCGCCCGACAGCGAACAGCACCACAAGATCGCCCACCTGCTCGAACAGCACGCCGCCGACCGCATGCACAAGGTGCAGCAGACGCTCACGGTGGCGCCGGCCGACCTGCTGCTCGCGCAGTACCTGCACTGCTCCTTTGCCACCCCCATCGCGCACATGGAGCGCCGCGTCTTCGACACCCAGGGCCGCATCGCGCTCGCCGGACGCTTCTGGTACCGGGGCGACCGCTTCGTGTCCGACATCGAGATGCCCTTCGCCACCTGGGCCAACGCCGGGGCGTCGCTGATCCCCGAGGCCCTGGCGCTGCCCTGA
- a CDS encoding Bug family tripartite tricarboxylate transporter substrate binding protein, with amino-acid sequence MNAARIRRRRLVLGSCGAAVLGAPLHALAQPAWPSRPIRLIVSFSAGSGNDTIARELAVAMTQQLGQSVVVENRGGGGGVIGTDAVAKAAPDGYTIGLGTSSQLVMNVGLYRSLPFDVEKDLQAIGLVSRTPLVLVASADMPGTLKELIALAKAKPGVVSYGSGGPGSISHIVGEAFAKAAGVQLLHVPYKGNGAALVDLSGGHVKLLFDGLISTAPLAKQGKLKMLAISGDRRSPMAPALPTFAEQGLRDYEAYTWNELMAPAGTPPEVLARLNGALNQALALPAVQARLAQGASDPLGPTTSAQAETYGRAERARWVPFIRSLRIDTP; translated from the coding sequence ATGAACGCCGCGCGCATCCGGCGACGCAGGCTGGTGCTGGGCAGCTGCGGCGCCGCAGTGCTCGGCGCGCCGCTGCATGCGCTGGCGCAGCCGGCCTGGCCGTCGCGGCCGATCCGCCTCATCGTCTCCTTCAGCGCCGGCAGCGGCAACGACACCATCGCGCGTGAACTCGCGGTTGCGATGACGCAGCAACTGGGCCAGAGCGTGGTGGTGGAAAACCGCGGCGGCGGTGGCGGCGTGATCGGCACCGACGCCGTCGCCAAGGCCGCGCCCGACGGCTACACCATCGGCCTGGGCACCAGCTCGCAGCTGGTGATGAACGTCGGCCTGTACCGCTCGCTGCCCTTCGACGTCGAGAAAGACCTGCAGGCCATCGGCCTGGTCTCGCGCACGCCGCTCGTGCTGGTGGCCAGCGCCGACATGCCGGGCACGCTGAAGGAACTCATCGCGCTCGCGAAAGCCAAGCCCGGCGTGGTCAGCTACGGCTCCGGCGGCCCGGGCTCCATCAGCCACATCGTCGGCGAAGCCTTCGCCAAGGCGGCCGGCGTGCAGCTGCTGCACGTGCCCTACAAGGGCAACGGCGCCGCGCTGGTCGACCTTTCGGGCGGCCATGTGAAGCTGCTGTTCGACGGGCTGATCTCGACCGCACCGCTGGCGAAGCAGGGCAAGCTGAAGATGCTCGCGATCTCGGGCGACAGGCGCAGCCCGATGGCACCGGCGCTGCCGACCTTCGCCGAGCAGGGCCTGCGCGACTACGAGGCCTACACGTGGAACGAGCTGATGGCGCCCGCCGGCACGCCGCCCGAGGTGCTCGCCAGGCTCAATGGCGCGCTCAACCAGGCGCTGGCGTTGCCGGCCGTGCAGGCGCGGCTCGCGCAGGGCGCGTCTGATCCGCTGGGGCCGACCACGTCTGCGCAGGCCGAGACCTATGGACGGGCCGAGCGCGCGCGATGGGTACCATTCATCCGCTCGCTGCGCATCGACACTCCCTGA
- a CDS encoding acyclic terpene utilization AtuA family protein codes for MNSSTKNSKDRVVRIGGASGFWGDSSVGAPQLVASGQIDYLVFDYLAELTMSILAGARLKKPELGYATDFVSVAMKAVLKDVVAQGIRVVSNAGGVNPQGCADALAALAAEQGIALKIAVVSGDDVSPLLPELRASQPPVRELQSGAALPERVLTANAYLGARPVQAALDAGAQVVITGRCVDSAVTLGVLMHEFKWQPGDHDLLAAGSLAGHIIECGCQATGGLHTDWDTVPDWPHIGYPIVECSADGGFVVTKPAGTGGKLTPAVVGEQMLYEIGDPATYLLPDVVADFTQVRIEQAGEHRVAVHGARGRAPTATYKVCATYVEGFKTAAQLTIVGFDAVAKARRTGEAILTRTSELIAAAGLGPYSGTQLEVLGAESCYGPHAQATPTREAILRLAVTHPRKEALELFAREVAPAGTSWAPGTTGAGGGRASVSPSIRQYAFLLDKARVQPRVTVDGAPVEVPPTQAGPGDGAPRAAVASADTVPDIDTADGIEVPLIRLAWARSGDKGDTSNIGIIARHPALLPLLRAQLTEARVAAWLAHLVKGRVTRYDVPGIDAFNFVCEQALGGGGMASLRNDPLGKGMGQILLAMPVRASTALLALLP; via the coding sequence ATGAACAGCAGCACAAAAAACAGCAAGGACCGCGTCGTCCGCATCGGCGGCGCCTCCGGCTTCTGGGGTGACAGCAGCGTGGGCGCACCGCAGCTCGTGGCCAGCGGACAGATCGACTACCTGGTGTTCGACTACCTGGCCGAACTCACCATGTCGATCCTTGCCGGCGCACGGCTCAAGAAGCCCGAGCTGGGCTACGCCACCGACTTCGTCTCGGTCGCCATGAAGGCCGTGCTCAAGGACGTGGTGGCGCAAGGCATCCGCGTCGTGAGCAATGCCGGCGGCGTCAATCCGCAAGGCTGCGCCGACGCACTGGCCGCGCTCGCTGCCGAGCAAGGCATCGCGCTGAAGATCGCCGTGGTGAGCGGCGACGACGTGTCGCCGCTGCTGCCCGAGCTGCGCGCATCGCAACCGCCCGTGCGCGAACTGCAGAGCGGCGCGGCCCTGCCCGAGCGCGTGCTCACCGCCAACGCCTACCTCGGTGCGCGGCCCGTGCAGGCGGCGCTCGATGCGGGCGCGCAGGTGGTCATCACCGGCCGCTGCGTCGACTCGGCCGTCACGCTCGGTGTGCTGATGCACGAATTCAAATGGCAGCCCGGCGACCACGACCTGCTGGCGGCCGGCAGCCTCGCGGGCCACATCATCGAATGCGGCTGCCAGGCCACCGGCGGCCTGCACACCGACTGGGACACCGTGCCCGACTGGCCGCACATCGGCTACCCCATCGTCGAGTGCAGCGCCGACGGCGGCTTCGTCGTCACCAAGCCCGCGGGCACCGGCGGCAAGCTCACGCCCGCGGTGGTCGGCGAGCAGATGCTCTACGAGATCGGCGACCCCGCCACCTACCTGCTGCCCGACGTGGTGGCCGACTTCACGCAGGTGCGCATCGAACAGGCCGGCGAACACCGCGTGGCCGTGCACGGCGCGCGCGGGCGCGCACCGACCGCCACCTACAAGGTCTGCGCCACCTACGTCGAAGGCTTCAAGACCGCGGCGCAGCTCACCATCGTCGGCTTCGATGCGGTGGCCAAGGCGCGTCGCACCGGCGAGGCGATCCTCACGCGCACGAGCGAGCTGATCGCGGCCGCCGGCCTCGGGCCCTACAGCGGCACGCAGCTCGAAGTGCTGGGTGCCGAGTCCTGCTACGGACCGCACGCCCAAGCCACGCCAACGCGTGAAGCCATCCTGCGCCTCGCGGTGACGCACCCGCGCAAGGAAGCCCTGGAGCTGTTCGCACGCGAGGTCGCGCCGGCGGGCACCTCGTGGGCGCCGGGCACCACGGGCGCGGGCGGCGGGCGCGCATCGGTCTCGCCGTCCATCCGGCAGTACGCGTTCCTGCTCGACAAGGCGCGGGTGCAGCCGCGCGTCACGGTCGATGGTGCGCCGGTCGAGGTGCCGCCGACGCAGGCGGGGCCGGGAGACGGCGCACCCCGTGCGGCGGTCGCTTCGGCAGACACCGTGCCCGACATCGACACCGCCGACGGCATCGAGGTGCCACTGATCCGCCTGGCCTGGGCCCGCAGCGGCGACAAGGGCGACACCTCCAACATCGGCATCATCGCGCGCCACCCCGCGCTGCTGCCGCTGCTGCGCGCGCAGCTCACCGAGGCCCGCGTGGCCGCATGGCTCGCGCACCTGGTGAAGGGCCGCGTCACGCGCTACGACGTGCCCGGCATCGACGCCTTCAACTTCGTCTGCGAACAGGCGCTCGGCGGCGGCGGCATGGCCTCGCTGCGCAACGACCCGCTGGGCAAGGGCATGGGACAGATCCTGCTCGCGATGCCGGTGCGTGCGAGCACCGCCCTGCTGGCGCTGTTGCCATGA
- a CDS encoding alkene reductase — MSTLFDPVQAGDLQLANRIVMAPLTRNRSPNAIPPDIAATYYAQRASAGLLITEATAISHQGQGYSDVPGLYGTEQLDAWKRVTDAVHAQGGKIVVQLWHVGRVSHTELQPDGGKPVAPSAITAKTKTVLIKDGVPTFVETSEPRALDAAELPGIVHAYAVAARSAVETAGFDGVELHGANGYLLDQFLKDGSNKRTDDYGGSIENRARLLLESTRAVVDAVGGGKTGIRLSPVTPANDAHDSDPQPLFTYVVKQLAPLNLAYIHIIEGATGGPREIADRPFDYEALKAAYRAAGGKAAWMVNNGYDRPLAEEALKEGDDLVAFGKPFISNPDLVRRLRENAPLNELDKATMYGGGVKGYTDYPALS, encoded by the coding sequence ATGTCCACCCTTTTCGACCCCGTCCAGGCCGGCGACCTGCAGCTCGCCAACCGCATCGTGATGGCGCCCCTCACGCGCAACCGCTCGCCCAATGCGATCCCGCCCGACATCGCCGCCACCTACTACGCGCAGCGCGCCAGTGCCGGCCTGCTCATCACCGAAGCCACCGCCATCAGCCACCAGGGCCAGGGCTATTCCGACGTGCCCGGCCTCTACGGCACCGAACAGCTCGACGCCTGGAAGCGCGTGACCGACGCCGTGCACGCCCAGGGCGGCAAGATCGTCGTGCAGCTGTGGCACGTGGGCCGCGTCTCGCACACCGAACTGCAACCCGATGGCGGAAAGCCCGTCGCGCCCTCGGCCATCACCGCCAAGACCAAGACCGTGCTCATCAAGGACGGCGTGCCCACCTTCGTCGAAACCTCGGAGCCGCGCGCGCTCGACGCCGCCGAGCTGCCCGGCATCGTCCACGCCTACGCCGTGGCCGCACGCAGCGCCGTCGAGACCGCGGGCTTCGACGGCGTGGAGCTGCACGGCGCCAACGGCTACCTGCTCGACCAGTTCCTGAAAGACGGCAGCAACAAGCGCACCGACGACTACGGCGGCTCCATCGAGAACCGCGCACGCCTGCTGCTCGAATCCACGCGCGCCGTGGTCGACGCCGTCGGCGGCGGCAAGACCGGCATCCGCCTGTCGCCCGTCACGCCCGCCAACGACGCGCACGACAGCGACCCGCAACCGCTGTTCACCTACGTCGTGAAACAGCTCGCACCGCTGAACCTGGCCTACATCCACATCATCGAAGGCGCCACCGGCGGCCCGCGCGAAATCGCCGACCGCCCCTTCGACTACGAAGCCCTGAAGGCCGCCTACCGCGCCGCTGGCGGCAAAGCCGCCTGGATGGTCAACAACGGCTACGACCGTCCGCTGGCCGAAGAAGCCCTGAAGGAAGGCGACGACCTCGTGGCCTTCGGCAAGCCCTTCATCTCGAACCCTGACCTGGTCCGCCGGCTGCGTGAGAACGCGCCGTTGAACGAGCTGGACAAGGCGACGATGTATGGGGGTGGGGTGAAGGGGTATACGGACTATCCGGCGTTGAGCTGA